A section of the Leminorella richardii genome encodes:
- the pepT gene encoding peptidase T, which translates to MERLLDRFFHYVSFDTQSRPNARQTPSTEGQSALAESLRLELINMGLNNVELNPYGCLTATLPSNVDWPVPAIGFLAHMDTSPDVSGKGVRPQIVDNYRGGDIALGIGDEVLSPVMFPVLHQLYGQTLITTDGKTLLGADDKAGIAEILTAVARLKGENRPHGDVHIAFTPDEEVGKGMKHFDAQAFGAQWAYTVDGGGVGELECENFNAAQVTVKIVGNSVHIGSAKGVMVSALTLAMRYQQQLPAGETPENTEGYEGFYHLNAVRGSVDYAEMSYYIRDFEREGFEKRKRTMIEAAKTVGEGLHRDCHIEVVIKDMYYNMRDEVAKHPHVVEIARQAMLDNGVEPQERPIRGGTDGAVLSYMGLPCPNIFTGGYNFHSKHEFITVEGMEKATSVIMSIAEITAQRARQ; encoded by the coding sequence ATGGAACGGTTACTGGATCGCTTTTTTCACTATGTTTCGTTTGACACCCAGTCAAGACCAAACGCCCGTCAAACGCCCAGTACGGAAGGGCAAAGCGCCCTAGCGGAGTCTCTACGACTTGAGCTTATCAATATGGGGCTAAACAACGTTGAATTGAATCCATACGGCTGCCTAACGGCGACACTGCCGTCTAACGTTGACTGGCCCGTTCCCGCTATTGGATTTTTAGCCCATATGGATACCTCACCGGACGTTTCTGGCAAGGGGGTCAGGCCGCAGATTGTCGATAACTATCGAGGTGGAGATATCGCCTTGGGCATAGGCGATGAGGTACTGTCTCCGGTTATGTTCCCTGTGTTACATCAGCTGTACGGTCAAACGCTGATCACCACTGATGGAAAAACGCTGCTTGGCGCTGACGATAAAGCGGGGATCGCTGAAATCCTTACGGCCGTAGCGCGCCTGAAAGGGGAAAATCGCCCACACGGTGACGTGCACATTGCCTTTACGCCAGATGAAGAGGTCGGTAAGGGCATGAAACATTTCGATGCTCAGGCGTTCGGCGCGCAGTGGGCCTACACCGTTGACGGCGGCGGCGTTGGTGAACTTGAGTGTGAAAACTTTAATGCGGCTCAGGTGACAGTCAAGATTGTTGGTAACAGCGTGCATATTGGCAGCGCCAAAGGCGTGATGGTCAGCGCGCTGACGCTCGCTATGCGCTATCAGCAGCAGCTTCCTGCGGGAGAGACGCCAGAAAATACCGAAGGCTATGAGGGTTTTTACCACCTTAACGCAGTGCGCGGCAGTGTCGACTATGCGGAGATGAGTTATTACATCCGCGACTTTGAGCGCGAAGGATTTGAAAAGCGTAAACGCACGATGATTGAGGCAGCCAAAACGGTGGGGGAAGGTCTGCACCGTGACTGTCATATCGAAGTGGTGATTAAAGATATGTACTACAACATGCGCGATGAAGTTGCCAAGCACCCGCACGTTGTTGAGATAGCCCGACAGGCGATGCTGGATAACGGCGTTGAGCCGCAGGAGCGGCCTATCCGCGGCGGAACGGACGGCGCCGTACTTTCATATATGGGATTACCGTGCCCAAATATCTTTACCGGCGGCTATAACTTCCACAGCAAGCACGAGTTTATTACTGTTGAAGGCATGGAAAAGGCGACGTCTGTGATTATGAGCATTGCCGAAATTACGGCGCAGCGCGCACGCCAATAG